The Xiphophorus hellerii strain 12219 chromosome 3, Xiphophorus_hellerii-4.1, whole genome shotgun sequence genome segment TAACAGGGAGTGTGGGAGTCTTAAAAGCATTGGTCCTATTTTACTTATGACCACGAGGGGGAGTGCTGTCATTTATATATAATTCAGTGGTGTACCAGCAAGACACTGACGAGGTATGGAGGAATGCAGTTCACTCACtttcaaacaaacatgcaacggtgtgagatattaaaaaaaaaaaataaataggaaGAGATTTAGGATcgacatttaagatttaaaataaaactgtcagtGTTTGTaggaaaattaaacataaagaaggacttttatttttagcatcaaAGTGAGTCCAAAGCTGTAGAAATTCTTCGaataaaaatggctgaaaactgacttaaaacatattttaacaatttgcTAACCAATTTGGTTGaaccttttttgtgtttgtttcttgattgaaaaattaaaatgaaatagcacattatttgtgaaaaaggttttgaaatgaTTCATCAATGTCATGTTGGTCACGTGTGAAACATTTCCACAAGCAACAAAGGCAGACACAAATGAGAAGTTTGAACAGTTTATTGAATGTTaatgtgtcttctctctcctcggTGGCCCAGTGCTGTCGTCTTGTCTCAGTCATGCTACAGAATCGTCAcataataatttattcatttctgcCTGAACGAAAGCGGACTCAAGGCgactttctgatcaaatcaTAATCATGTCCTCACCATTCCCACAATGTACTATAACCAGTAGATCAGGAGGTGGAACAGATCTTCTGATTAAGTTTCTGGTCATATGACAGGAgttgacaaaaaagaaaaataaagggTTAAATAGGAGAATATTCATGGATAGAAGAGAGTCAGAACAGTTATGAACTCTGACCTCAACctcatccatatttaaaattattatatgGGTACAAAAAAGTTTCCTTACTTATTTTTTCAACTGGGTTCCTTTATCTGCCTCCTCCTGACTGGTGgagttgccatggagaccaTCCATGGAGACCACATAAAGTTTTTcaagtaatttttcaaaaaaacgTTTTGAATACCTCTTTCAAATCAAAGCAACTAGTCAGCATTAGttacaataaactaaacaattcaaggtgttgtttttttaatcaatgtttcCATGGAGACCACTGTTTTCCAGGTAATTTTTCAAACAACTGGTTCCAAAACTTATGTCAAATCAAAACAACTACTCAGCATTAGttataataaactaaacaatttAACGTGTTGTTTTTTAATCGATGTATCCATGGAGACCACATAATGTTTTCCAggtaatttttcaaaaaactggTTCCAAAGCttatttcaaatcaaaacaactaGTCAGCATTAGttataataaactaaacaatctaatgtgttgtttcttaataccattaaggtatttatattcctcaaACACACACTTCTTTTCCTGTGATGGAAATAGGGTTTATTCTGGCCCTGTGTCTCCTGAAATCTACAATCACAGCCTTTGTTTTACATTCAAGATTGACCCTCATGAAAGATCATGGTCTAtggtagaaaacaaaatggacgAAGAATCAATTTAGGTCTACAGTAGACCACATTTACCAGTGGGGGACCAGTGTGGCGTTTTTTCATTGGGACACAGAACAACCACATTTCCTTGCCAAATTGacaataaagtaattctatgtCTCTTTAAGTCTAACAATAAGATGAAATAATATAATCCAAAACAAAAGTTAGCCACTGTTTAGAACCACCTGTCTTCGACAAACCTCTGACAGCTTCACAGtacagctgcatttatactgagattaattTGTTAATAggcagattttattatttaaatgaccTCTGAAGACTATAgatactgtattttattcagGAGTGCACTGTATTACAATGTAGGTCACCCCTCTCAAattcttatttgtaaaacattttgaaagtgaTGCTCCTCTTTCCCCCTCATAATTATGTGCAGTTGGCCTATTATAcaatgtaaaatacattaagggttgtggtttgaatgtgaatacttttgcgaggcagTGTAAATGaatactgtttttgtttagtcCTTTTCTTTCTCATAATTATGAATTAGTTTTAAAGAGTTCTCTGACATTTAActtcaaaacttttttataaaaacttttttctctttcaagaAAGTGTCTCACACACAATGATTTGTGCGAGCATTTCTTCAGATTGCACTCACGTAAATGTTTCACGTTAAAGCTACTGGATTACTTTTCTTTAGGCTGCTCACATTTCATGGAAAAGCTGCAGCATCCgtttgtttttaactaaaaactTTGTACACAAGTGTCTCtttggcgccccctgctgtttTTTAGCTGGCATTGATAGTGAAATTTAATCGTTTCTCAATTAAATTCCAAGTAATTTCTTCTCAAAAACGTAAACAGCCTATGGCTCTGCACATGATCAGTCATCACACAGCTTCATGGAGGATCACTTTTTATTAAACAGATGCTGCTTATGTGACTCACTCTTATCACATGCACATTATCGTGTGATTAGATCACAGTCCGGTATCCAGGCCTCGGCTGTTTTATGTACACATAAATCCTTGGTTTCAATTACatataatcatttatttaatcagctGCGTTCACAATACTCAGTTATAGATCTCTTTTCGACAGCAGATACACACgacaagaaacaacaacaacaacacacactcCGTTAATAACTTGGGTTTCACGACGTCTGCAGGGGTCGCCCACGGACTCCGAAATGCGTACCGGGTGTGGTTGCCATGGGCGCAATGATGAAACTACCCATATGTAAACAGAAATCTCTGAACACCGACACAGATGCAGCTATAAATACACACCAGCACATGTGGAATGACAGTAAATATATAACTCTCCAGTAAGATTTCTGTGTTCAcctcacattaaaaaaaaaaaagctaatcacttgtgttaaaacaggaaaaaaaaatcaactttaaacTAGGACAATATATAAAAAGTCTTTTTGTCCCTTGGTTGTAAAAGTGGTAGAGGCTTTCTGATGAGCGGTTTTTACCACAAGGAATGATCATGCAGCACAGTCGTGGCAGAAGCCGACCAAAGATTGgaggttgggggggggggggggggggggggggggaacagcGTGAGAGAACAGGAAGAACATAACTTAATAATAAACACACGGCATGAGGACGAAAACTGGACGACTGTTTAAACTTTGAACTCTAACAGGTTGCAGTCGATCTTGTAGTAGACGTAGGGATAGTACTCCTGCTGGCTCAGGTTCAGGCCTGGGATGTCCATGGCAGACTGGAACGAAGCAGAAGACTTAGTGTGTGGAGAAACGTTGAGTCATCTCAATACATCTTTATCAAGCTGTCCATTAATCAGAATAGGGTAATGGTTCGTTTAAAACTAACATAGTGGAAGAGGAAGATAACATCCAAAGTCTGTGTTGTCACAGCATATCAATGTCCATACCTAAAATTAATCCATTTGAACAAAGTATAAAGATCTAAAAAGCAATACAACATTGctggaaataaattttaaaaatccatagAGCAGAACgaagaagaaaaatctaaagTAGTGAAATGTTACactttttactacattttttgttacatctaaaatattgaaacttttttctaaaaCCACAGTTGGTAATAGGATAGAcagaggttttaaaaatgtcagatgaAAATTTGATTCTGTTCACATTAATGTGTAATGCAGAACTCTCCCTCCCCTTGTACTGCTGTTCAACTGGGTGAAACAGGCTACTATACGTTTCTCATGCCTATGAGACAAATGACTGCGGCTGCGGTTTAAAAATAGTTGCagctataaaaaagaaaagcttaaataaaTGGTATTGATgggattatgttaatgattgcTTCCTCAGAACGATTaagaataattgtttttctgtattaaataaaaacaaataatattttttttttttttttacattcttggTAAAACAAGACTGGGTATTTTTACTCATATTGTGGGAATCTAATGTTTCATCTCCATCCCTCCTTCTCTTTTCCACAAATGTGAATGTGATCATTCACATTTATGTGAATGATCACATAAACACATGTTCTTAGATTGAACACATGTTCTTAGATTGAAGTCAGTGTTTAGATATCTTCTTTTGTAAATGACCTTTAATGACTGAAAagagttgatttttttctgtctttaaagaAATTGTCTCTGGATTATATACTAATAATGACATTAAAGTATTGTTTCTCGTGCTTTATTAATAAGGCTAGTGTTTCCTTAATGTCCATAAGATCAGCTCAGCAGAAGGGGGTGTTATTACAGCACTCACGTCAATGATAGCTGCTGCACTACTGTCCAGATGTTTGTACAGGTCGTTCAGAACCTCCCGCAGCTTCTTCATGGTCTTCTTGCTAGGCTGCAGAAGCATTGCCTGAAAGTTCACTGGCAGCCCATATCTACGGGAGAACAACGCGGCAGACATGTTCACTACCACTGGATTTATTTACAGCAGAAGTGAATCTAAACTGTTAAATGAATACCTCAAAACAGATTCCACAAAGACCCTCAGTGCTTTAATGTGAATCCATGCGATGAAGGCTTCACTGAAGTTAACTTTTAGCCATCGGACGAGGGGACCCTGCAGAAATCGGAACAAGAGAATCGGTTATGTTTGgcttaaaagtttattttccatCTAAATTTGGATTTATCTTTTATTATAAGGGGCACAGTTTCTGTGCCAAAGTTTTAGGCAACTTCACTGACAATCAGTCCCTCTAGTTTTTTGTGATTCCGCAATCacacaaatttacacaaaatgaaCAGGTCCCCGCATTCTGTTGCGCtagtttattgtaaattttcagaaaaatagtcaaaaacaTAGGGTTCAAGTAACTGCTTATTTCCACCTGCaagtggcagtatttcttacttccaTTACATTGCCGTCTCAgtcttacttgatgtcaagttttAGTCAATATGGAGTGCACCAAAAATCGAGCTAAATAAGCTCTTTAATGAATAACATTGTTTGTGTGTCCAATCCATCTGCTTGTTATTTCACATTTGTCTTTTATCTGTAGATTTTGGAAGggattttaatgaggaaaaatatgacaaaattcCTTGCAAAGATTTCTATAGTGGCACCGTGAAATGAGTgattttgactgaaaaaaataaagaattttttttaaaaaaaggtaaaatcccAGAGGGACTGCATGAATACAATTTTCAAAGTGATTCAGGTTATAACAGgtaaaagcaaacatttctgttttctatgCAGAACATGGTGGGAAAATTTCCAGCAGTGTGAGGTTCCCCACATTGGGCAGGAGCTGAGTTCAGATCCTGTGGCTTGTAAGAGCAAccgattattttatttttatttactcgGCTGTAATAATGCAACCAGAAAATGTACGGGATGACCTAAAGGTCATGTTCATGTATGAACACTCTGAAACACTGGTATGGGATTCGGTTTAAACACTGCATCGTTGATGATTCAATGATCTAACCTAgataggaaaaaaacaaaacaatctaacagGAATCAGCTGATCGATATGTAGAAAAGTCAAGTGTCTTGCAATCAACTTCACTTACAAACTGCTTCTTCTTATCTGTGGAGAGCCTTGTCATCTCCTCCTTGTCAGCCTTCATCTCCTCTTCATTGTACTGGAAGTCTCTCACCGTGAATCTggcaggaaaaaataataataataaaaaagcttcATCTAATCAAACAAGCACCGTCTTGGGGAAAGCCACATGTTGGGGGAGAGACTAAATCAATGGCGCCAGACTAAATCATAAAGTCTTACTTGTTCTCTCTGGCTTTGTGCTTGAAGTCATCTATGGCTTTCCTGAACAAAGTGACGCTGAACAGCCCACTGTCGCTGTCTTCAAACAGCAGGCTGGAGGACAGCATGAATGGGGATTTTAATATTGCAGAGAGTCGTGTAAAAATCCTCGGTATTGTTGTTTGATCACATTTTTGTTACTTACTTTGACGATCGAGGCACCACCATCTCGGCCAGTGTTTCATACGTTTTCTGCCAGTCAGGATAATTAATCCTAAAAGAACGGAGCAGACGCGTTAATGATCCAGACTTTTGAATCAATCATGACTAGAAGTTTTAGACTTACTTTGGTACAACCACCAGCATAGTAATGAGGTACTCTGAATCCAGGACAAAATCTTCCTTTTTGACAATGTCAGCCAGGCTTCTGGTCAGCAAGCTCCCCCTAGTGGCAAAGGACGATTATACAGGaatacaaaacaaaggaaagtaaaaaaaaaaacaaaa includes the following:
- the LOC116717614 gene encoding V-type proton ATPase subunit C 1-A; this translates as MTEFWLISAPGEKTCQQTWDKLMAATTRTNNLSTNHKFSIPDLKVGTLDVLVGLSDELAKLDSFVESVVKKVAQYMADVLEDSRDKVQENLLANGVDLVTYITRFQWDMAKYPIKQSLKNISEIISKQVTQIDNDLKARASAYNNLKGNLQNLERKNAGSLLTRSLADIVKKEDFVLDSEYLITMLVVVPKINYPDWQKTYETLAEMVVPRSSNLLFEDSDSGLFSVTLFRKAIDDFKHKARENKFTVRDFQYNEEEMKADKEEMTRLSTDKKKQFGPLVRWLKVNFSEAFIAWIHIKALRVFVESVLRYGLPVNFQAMLLQPSKKTMKKLREVLNDLYKHLDSSAAAIIDSAMDIPGLNLSQQEYYPYVYYKIDCNLLEFKV